The Doryrhamphus excisus isolate RoL2022-K1 chromosome 1, RoL_Dexc_1.0, whole genome shotgun sequence genome includes a window with the following:
- the vegfc gene encoding vascular endothelial growth factor C isoform X2 has product MHLVGITFFLAYLLHTDLSYCEYSDEDEEEHVDEADSPALPDMEQRLRSASSVDELMRLMYPLYWAALKCRSKLPFAATYKLSHRLSPQTDETTFAAAYLNLDVLKSIESEWRKTQCIPRCGGCCHSEDKQCRNISTGYLSKSIFEITVPVSQGTKPVTISVANHTQCRCLSKLDMYKHVHSIIRRAVPQCPIANQACAQDEDWSSTRCRCVNTANNQSPSSSLLRSPQELDIFPADVCGPHKELHVETCQCVCQRTDPTPDCGAHRHFDRSACQCVCNTAPTHPCPQNHVYDKETCQCTCSKTCPKHQPLDKTKCSCQCNQSPTKCFLKGRRFHYATCSCIRPPCEVRRRRCEAGFFFSEEVCRCVPSHWRRVD; this is encoded by the exons atgcaccttGTGGGAATAACTTTCTTCCTGGCGTACCTGCTTCACACCGACTTGAGTTACTGCGAATATTCtgatgaggatgaagaggagcacGTAGATGAGGCG GACTCCCCAGCATTGCCAGACATGGAACAGAGGTTGCGCTCAGCATCCAGTGTTGATGAACTGATGCGTCTCATGTACCCTTTATACTGGGCTGCTCTGAAGTGTAGATCCAAACTACCGTTTGCCGCTACGTACAAACTGTCCCATCGCCTGAGCCCACAAACGGACGAGACAACCTTTGCTGCTGCCTACCTCAACTTGGACGTTCTGAAAA GTATAGAGTCAGAGTGGAGAAAAACCCAGTGCATACCCAG ATGTGGAGGATGCTGCCACTCAGAGGACAAACAATGCAGGAATATCTCCACTGGTTACCTCAGCAAATCT ATTTTTGAGATCACAGTCCCTGTCAGTCAAGGCACCAAGCCCGTAACCATCAGTGTGGCCAATCACACGCAGTGCAGGTGTTTGTCCAAACTGGACATGTACAAACACGTCCACAGCATCATCAGGAGAGCCGTGCCCCA GTGCCCAATAGCCAATCAGGCGTGTGCCCAAGATGAAGACTGGAGCAGCACACGGTGTCGATGTGTCAACACGGCAAACAATCAGAGTCCATCATCGTCCCTTCTGAGATCGCCCCAGGAACTCG ACATATTCCCAGCTGATGTGTGTGGCCCGCATAAGGAACTGCATGTGGAAACCTGTCAGTGTGTATGTCAGCGCACGGATCCGACTCCAGACTGCGGCGCTCACCGTCACTTTGACCGCAGTGCTTGCCAGTGTGTGTGCAACACGGCGCCGACCCACCCATGCCCCCAGAACCACGTCTACGACAAGGAGACCTGCCAGTGCACATGCAGTAAGACCTGTCCAAAGCACCAGCCACTCGACAAGACCAAGTGCTCCTGCCAATGTAACCAGTCCCCCACTAAGTGTTTTCTAAAAGGGCGCAGGTTTCATTATGCTACATGCAG TTGTATCAGGCCTCCATGTGAAGTCAGGAGACGAAGGTGTGAAGCAGGCTTTTTCTTCAGCGAAGAAGTGTGCCGCTGTGTACCGTCCCACTGGAGACGAGTGGACTGA
- the vegfc gene encoding vascular endothelial growth factor C isoform X1, with the protein MHLVGITFFLAYLLHTDLSYCEYSDEDEEEHVDEADSPALPDMEQRLRSASSVDELMRLMYPLYWAALKCRSKLPFAATYKLSHRLSPQTDETTFAAAYLNLDVLKSIESEWRKTQCIPREVCVDVGREFGAPTNIFYKPPCVSVYRCGGCCHSEDKQCRNISTGYLSKSIFEITVPVSQGTKPVTISVANHTQCRCLSKLDMYKHVHSIIRRAVPQCPIANQACAQDEDWSSTRCRCVNTANNQSPSSSLLRSPQELDIFPADVCGPHKELHVETCQCVCQRTDPTPDCGAHRHFDRSACQCVCNTAPTHPCPQNHVYDKETCQCTCSKTCPKHQPLDKTKCSCQCNQSPTKCFLKGRRFHYATCSCIRPPCEVRRRRCEAGFFFSEEVCRCVPSHWRRVD; encoded by the exons atgcaccttGTGGGAATAACTTTCTTCCTGGCGTACCTGCTTCACACCGACTTGAGTTACTGCGAATATTCtgatgaggatgaagaggagcacGTAGATGAGGCG GACTCCCCAGCATTGCCAGACATGGAACAGAGGTTGCGCTCAGCATCCAGTGTTGATGAACTGATGCGTCTCATGTACCCTTTATACTGGGCTGCTCTGAAGTGTAGATCCAAACTACCGTTTGCCGCTACGTACAAACTGTCCCATCGCCTGAGCCCACAAACGGACGAGACAACCTTTGCTGCTGCCTACCTCAACTTGGACGTTCTGAAAA GTATAGAGTCAGAGTGGAGAAAAACCCAGTGCATACCCAGGGAAGTGTGTGTCGACGTGGGCAGGGAGTTTGGTGCACCCACCAACATCTTCTATAAACCACCATGTGTGTCCGTCTACAGATGTGGAGGATGCTGCCACTCAGAGGACAAACAATGCAGGAATATCTCCACTGGTTACCTCAGCAAATCT ATTTTTGAGATCACAGTCCCTGTCAGTCAAGGCACCAAGCCCGTAACCATCAGTGTGGCCAATCACACGCAGTGCAGGTGTTTGTCCAAACTGGACATGTACAAACACGTCCACAGCATCATCAGGAGAGCCGTGCCCCA GTGCCCAATAGCCAATCAGGCGTGTGCCCAAGATGAAGACTGGAGCAGCACACGGTGTCGATGTGTCAACACGGCAAACAATCAGAGTCCATCATCGTCCCTTCTGAGATCGCCCCAGGAACTCG ACATATTCCCAGCTGATGTGTGTGGCCCGCATAAGGAACTGCATGTGGAAACCTGTCAGTGTGTATGTCAGCGCACGGATCCGACTCCAGACTGCGGCGCTCACCGTCACTTTGACCGCAGTGCTTGCCAGTGTGTGTGCAACACGGCGCCGACCCACCCATGCCCCCAGAACCACGTCTACGACAAGGAGACCTGCCAGTGCACATGCAGTAAGACCTGTCCAAAGCACCAGCCACTCGACAAGACCAAGTGCTCCTGCCAATGTAACCAGTCCCCCACTAAGTGTTTTCTAAAAGGGCGCAGGTTTCATTATGCTACATGCAG TTGTATCAGGCCTCCATGTGAAGTCAGGAGACGAAGGTGTGAAGCAGGCTTTTTCTTCAGCGAAGAAGTGTGCCGCTGTGTACCGTCCCACTGGAGACGAGTGGACTGA